From the genome of Candidatus Poribacteria bacterium:
AATAATACCGTTCTCCAATTCAAACGTTGCATAGGCAGCATCTTCAGCCGTACACTCGTAAGGTTCGCCCTCTTCGTCCCACCGTTTCGGTAGATGCGTGGCAGCGATACAAGAAACGCCTTTCACCGCGCCGAAAAGATTGTCAATGACGTATCGCCAATGGCTGAACATATCAAGGATAATACCACCGCCATCTTCAACACGGTAGTTCCAAGAGGGACGTTGTGTTGGGATCGCATCGCCTTGGAAGACCCAATAGCCAAACTCACCACGGACGGCGATAATCCTTCCGAAAAAGTCTGCATCTATCAAACGTTTCAGTTTCTGAATGCCGGGTAACCAGAGTTTGTCCTGAACAACACCGTTTTTGAGTCCTGCCTTCGCTGCTTGCTCATAGAGACGATACGCATCCGCAGTCGTGGTAGCGGTCGGTTTTTCACAATAGATGTGTTTGCCAGCGGATATTGCAGCTTCCACCGCGTCAACCCGATGGGACGTAACCTGTGCGTCGAAATAGACGCTATAAGCGTCGTCGGCGAGGGCAGCGTCGAGATCCGTGCTCCACTTCTCGACACCGGTGGTTTCGGAGAGTTTCTCTAATTTTGCTGGATTTCTGCCGACGAGAAATGGATCAGGTATGATGACTTCGCCGTCACCAATCGGGATGCCCCCCTCTTCTGCAATTGCTAAGATAGAGCGGATGAGGTGTTGGTTTGTTCCCATCCTGCCGGTGACACCGTTCATGATGATACCGACGCGATGTGTCTTTTGGGTATGATTGGTCATGTATAATCCTTTGGTTGTCAGCCGTCAGCCATCGGCCATCGGTTAAGAGGTTTCATGGAACAATTTACCATTCTTTGGAACGCTCCAAACATCCGAAAATGTTACAAATCGCTCTTAACTTTGACCAACAACTCGTCTACAGATACTTTTGCGAAGGCGCGAGTTGTTGGTCAAAACTGACAGCCGACGGCTGATAGCCATTCTCAAGGTTTATCAGTGCATTGGGGTGCTGCGCCTTCCGGGAGTGGTGGTGCCTCGACACCGGCTTTCGGGAGTGTGCCAGCGAGTTCCTGTTTCCAATGCGCCACATCGCCCGCGGGTCCATAGCAGTAGACCATTTTCATCGGTGTGTCGCTAGTGTTTGTTAACTGGTGGAAGACCCACGACGGAATAAAAACGGTCTGCCCCGTGGACAGCACTTGACGCTCCTCACCGAGGCACATTTCGCCTTCGCCTTCAACGATGAAGTAAATCTCTTCCTGTTCGTGGTTGTGCCACGGCACTTGTCCACCGTTTGGCTCTAAGACGACGAACCCCATACAGAATTCACCTATTTGGATCGGGGACGCGCCACCGACGAGATTTTTGGTGCGTCTACGGGCAGGATAGGTGCGCCCTTCAATTTCATTTAAATCTGCGATTAGCATTGTGTGTTTTCCTTTCCAATGCTGACGGCACAGGGACTGTGCCTGCTACTTTGCACTACTCAAAAAGTTCTGCCACTTGACAAGAAAATCCTTCAACGACATTTTCACCGGTGAGGGTGTCATCCCGCGTGAGCAGCGTGATGTCTGTTTCCGAACGATAGACCGTTACTGTCTTGGAAAGAGGCTTAAGAACCCATACCAATTGTGTTCCTGCCTCAAGATAGGTAAACGCTTTTTCCTCAACTCGGTGTGATGCATCCGTCGGAGAAACTACCTCAATAGCAAGGTCTGGTGGAATTGGGAAAACTTTACTCAGATCAGCAGGAATGTGGTCTGTTGAGAGGAAAGCAATATCTGGTACCAACACGCGCTCGCCAACGCTAAAGCCTGTCTCTGACACATAAATATCCCCTAATCGATTTTCGCGAACGTACAAGCCTAACGGCAAAATAAGGTTCACACTAATCCTACCATGTTCTCCTGATGTCGGCGGCATCGGCACTAATTCTCCTCTAACGTATTCATACCCTTCTAAATCGCTTTCAAGGAATTCTTCTAAGGTCATCTTGGCAATCTCAGGAGGGAGAAGTTCTTCCTGCAAGAATTGGTCGCCTGCTTGTGTATTCATTTTCTTTTCTCCTATAGCGAGCAGCGCAATAATTGAGGCACAAATTGCCATCCCAATTACAATCTTGTTCCGTCGGATTACACCTTCTTCCCGATTCGGTTTCATTTTGGTTTAATCCATTGCAGAGTCGCATGGTAGGCGCGCCCATAAAGCGCGCCTACCTTGCAATACTTTAAGCGTCAGCCTCAATGACTGCTTGTGCTGCAGCGAGACGAGCGATCGGTACACGGAACGGGGAACAGGATACGTAATCAAATTCTAATCCGTAGCAGAACTTCACAGAATTCGGTTCGCCACCATGCTCACCACAGATACCGACTTTCAGACCGGGACGTGTTGCTCGCCCTTTTTCAGCACCGATTCGTAAGAGACTACCGACCCCATCTTGATCGAGAACTTGGAACGGATCGTATTCAAGCACACCGTTTCTGACGTAGTCATCAAGGAATTTCGCTGCGTCGTCACGGCTCATCCCAAATGTTGTCTGGGTGAGGTCGTTGGTGCCGTAGGAGAAAAACTCGGCTTCAGCAGCGATTTTGTCAGCGGTAAGTGCTGCGCGTGGTAACTCAATCATTGTACCGACGAGATACTCAACCCGAGTCCCGCTCTCTGCAAAAACGGCTTCCGCTGTGTCAACAACGACTTTGCGTTGCAAAGATAATTCGTTGATATGCCCAACGAGCGGAATCATAATCTCTGGCAAAACTGTGATGCCGCGTTTCGAGACATCAACAGCGGCTTCAAAGATTGCACGCGCTTGCATCTCGGTTATCTCTGGATAGACGATACCGAGTCTACAGCCACGATGTCCAAGCATCGGGTTGAACTCGTGCAATTCCTCAACGCGCTCGCGAAGTTTTTGCGGTTCAATACCGATTCGCTCTGCGAGCTCAAGGATCTCAGCTTCACTTTTCGGCAAAAACTCATGGAGCGGTGGATCGAGGGTACGGATGGTAACTGGATAGCCTGCCATCGCCTCAAAGATACCGATGAAATCTGAACGCTGATGTGGTAACAATTTCACCAACGCTGCTTCTCGCTCCGCTGTATCATCAGCGAGAATCATCTCACGGATAGCATCAATTCCTGTGCCAAAGAACATGTGCTCGGTACGGCAAAGCCCGATCCCTTCTGCGCCAAATTGTCTGGCATTTTTTGCGTCTTCGGGTGTATCCGCATTCGTGCGAACCCCTAAGGATCGCACCTCATCTGCCCATTCCATGAGCGTTCCGAATTGTCCACTCAATTCGGGTTGGATCAGTGCTACCTGTCCATCAAGCACATCACCTGTAGATCCGTTAAGCGTGATATAATCGCCTTCAGTGTAGCGTTTCCCCTCTGCGTAAAATTCCAATGCTTCTTCATTGATAAACAGAGCAGAACATCCTGCGACACAGCATTTTCCCATGCCTCGTGCGACAACAGCGGCGTGGCTTGTCATCCCGCCACGTGCGGTGAGTATCCCCTCTGCGGCATCCATACCACCAATATCTTCCGGTGATGTTTCAGTACGAACGAGGATAACCTTCTCTCCTGCGGCTGCGTGTTCTTCAGCGTGAAGTGCAGTAAAGACCACCTTGCCAACAGCTGCGCCCGGAGAGGCTGGCAAACCTTGCGCGATAACTTCAACGTCAGCCGCCGGGTCAACGCTCGGATGCAGCAGTTGATCCAAGTCGTTAGCAGGAACGCGTGTCAAAGCGGTCGGCTTATCGATTAAACCTTCCTCAACCATTTCAACAGCGATACGAACGGCAGCTTGACCGGTGCGTTTTCCGTTACGGGTCTGGAGCATGTAGAGTTTGCTATCCTGAATAGTAAACTCCACGTCTTGCATGTCCGTGTAGTGTTTCTCAAGTCTCAATCCGATATCGACCAATTCATTATACGCCTCGGGCAAAATGTTTCTCAATTCGGCGACGGGAAGGGGCGTACGGATGCCAGCGACCACGTCTTCACCTTGCGCGTTAATGAGGAATTCGCCGTAAAATTGGTTCGCGCCAGTCGATGGGTTACGAGTGAAGGCGACTCCTGATCCGGAGGTTCCACCCATATTGCCGAACACCATGGCTTGGACATTGACAGCGGTACGTCCGAGTTCTTCGGAAATATCGTTAAGACGACGATAGGTAATAGCCCGCGGGTTGCCAGAGGATTCAAAAACGGCATCGCGTGCCATGTCTAACTGCTGACGGGGTTCATCAGGGAAATCATTTCCTGTGCGCTGTTTGACTGCCCTCTTGAATTCATGGACGAGTGCCGATAAATCGTCGGCTTCTAATTCGGTATCTAATGTAACACCTTTTGACTTTTTCTTTTCTTCAAGTAAATGCTCAAACTCGTCATGATCAACATTGAGGACCACATTTCCGAACATTTGAATGAAGCGACGGTATGAATCGTAAGCAAAACGTTCATTTTCGGATTTAGCGATAAGTCCCTTAATCGCGTCGTCATTCAAGCCGAGATTGAGAATCGTGTCCATCATACCTGGCATTGAGACTGCGGCACCAGAACGGACAGAAAGGAGCAGTGGGTTTTCGGTATCACCGAATTTTGCGCCGAGGGCGTTTTCTAATTTTTCTAGATTCTCGTCAATCTGTTCGTCAAGCCCTGCGGGATACTGTTTGTCATTTTCATAGTATAATTTGCAAACTTCAGTGGAGATAGTGAACCCCGGCGGCACGGGAACACCAAGGTTGCTCATCTCGGCGAGATTCGCCCCTTTTCCGCCAAGCAGCGTTCGCATTGTGGCATCACCGTCGCTTTCACCGGCTCCAAAGAAGTAAACATACTTCGGTTGTGGCATCAAAAGCCTCCTGTTATTGGTTGTCAGTACGATTTTCTACGAAAATCTTTCAGTTTTCAGTACTCAGTACTCGGTTTTCAGTTAAAAGATGCTATGGTTAATCAGATGTCTCTTTCTCTTTAACCATCAACTCGCCTCCGTTATAAATGTCAAGGCACGAGTTGATGGTTAAAACTGATAACCGACAACTGACAACTATTTAGATTGAATAAATTGTTCGACTTGCTTCGTCAAATTCGGGTTTAAATGGATCTGTCGATAGATAAAGGATCTGGTACGGCTCATAAAGTTGTATATAACTCCAATTGACCCCGCACAAAACCTTTCCTTCGTTGACTTTCTTTATAAATTTACCTCGGAACTTAGCGCGCGTGCGTTCAGGTGGGAATTGTTCAGCGTGCCGAATCTGCTCATCCTTGACAATCCGTTCAATCTCCGCCCGGCTCTCAAGGGTATAGTAGAGGCTTTCCTCCTGACGCACATTGTGGTACTTTAAATCGAGGTGCTTCACCTGTGGTGCATCCCACTCAAGCCCACGTTTCGTCAGATAAGTTTGCAGCCATTTCCACTTAATGACCCAGTCTAACTCCCGGTCCAATTGCATCGGATCGCTTTCCAAGCAGGTAAGGACGTACTCCCAGCGCGCCATAACTTGGTTTGTTGTTGAATCAGATTCCGCTTGTTCGAGGTACCGCTTGGCGCACTCTAAGTACTGCCACTGTAGTTCAACGGC
Proteins encoded in this window:
- a CDS encoding Gfo/Idh/MocA family oxidoreductase, encoding MTNHTQKTHRVGIIMNGVTGRMGTNQHLIRSILAIAEEGGIPIGDGEVIIPDPFLVGRNPAKLEKLSETTGVEKWSTDLDAALADDAYSVYFDAQVTSHRVDAVEAAISAGKHIYCEKPTATTTADAYRLYEQAAKAGLKNGVVQDKLWLPGIQKLKRLIDADFFGRIIAVRGEFGYWVFQGDAIPTQRPSWNYRVEDGGGIILDMFSHWRYVIDNLFGAVKGVSCIAATHLPKRWDEEGEPYECTAEDAAYATFELENGIIAHFNSSWAVRVRRDDLLTIHVDGLNGSAVVGLRDCWIQPLSGTPRPVWNPDIEQPIKFFDGWLKVPEQEEYENAFRAQWELFLRHVVADEPFPWTLLAGAKGVQLAEKGMESWQTRKWVELPDLQAL
- a CDS encoding cupin domain-containing protein is translated as MLIADLNEIEGRTYPARRRTKNLVGGASPIQIGEFCMGFVVLEPNGGQVPWHNHEQEEIYFIVEGEGEMCLGEERQVLSTGQTVFIPSWVFHQLTNTSDTPMKMVYCYGPAGDVAHWKQELAGTLPKAGVEAPPLPEGAAPQCTDKP
- a CDS encoding Uma2 family endonuclease, which codes for MKPNREEGVIRRNKIVIGMAICASIIALLAIGEKKMNTQAGDQFLQEELLPPEIAKMTLEEFLESDLEGYEYVRGELVPMPPTSGEHGRISVNLILPLGLYVRENRLGDIYVSETGFSVGERVLVPDIAFLSTDHIPADLSKVFPIPPDLAIEVVSPTDASHRVEEKAFTYLEAGTQLVWVLKPLSKTVTVYRSETDITLLTRDDTLTGENVVEGFSCQVAELFE
- the ppdK gene encoding pyruvate, phosphate dikinase; its protein translation is MPQPKYVYFFGAGESDGDATMRTLLGGKGANLAEMSNLGVPVPPGFTISTEVCKLYYENDKQYPAGLDEQIDENLEKLENALGAKFGDTENPLLLSVRSGAAVSMPGMMDTILNLGLNDDAIKGLIAKSENERFAYDSYRRFIQMFGNVVLNVDHDEFEHLLEEKKKSKGVTLDTELEADDLSALVHEFKRAVKQRTGNDFPDEPRQQLDMARDAVFESSGNPRAITYRRLNDISEELGRTAVNVQAMVFGNMGGTSGSGVAFTRNPSTGANQFYGEFLINAQGEDVVAGIRTPLPVAELRNILPEAYNELVDIGLRLEKHYTDMQDVEFTIQDSKLYMLQTRNGKRTGQAAVRIAVEMVEEGLIDKPTALTRVPANDLDQLLHPSVDPAADVEVIAQGLPASPGAAVGKVVFTALHAEEHAAAGEKVILVRTETSPEDIGGMDAAEGILTARGGMTSHAAVVARGMGKCCVAGCSALFINEEALEFYAEGKRYTEGDYITLNGSTGDVLDGQVALIQPELSGQFGTLMEWADEVRSLGVRTNADTPEDAKNARQFGAEGIGLCRTEHMFFGTGIDAIREMILADDTAEREAALVKLLPHQRSDFIGIFEAMAGYPVTIRTLDPPLHEFLPKSEAEILELAERIGIEPQKLRERVEELHEFNPMLGHRGCRLGIVYPEITEMQARAIFEAAVDVSKRGITVLPEIMIPLVGHINELSLQRKVVVDTAEAVFAESGTRVEYLVGTMIELPRAALTADKIAAEAEFFSYGTNDLTQTTFGMSRDDAAKFLDDYVRNGVLEYDPFQVLDQDGVGSLLRIGAEKGRATRPGLKVGICGEHGGEPNSVKFCYGLEFDYVSCSPFRVPIARLAAAQAVIEADA